From the genome of Pseudomonas sp. AB6, one region includes:
- a CDS encoding 5-formyltetrahydrofolate cyclo-ligase has protein sequence MTSPAPLSRQQLRTQLRKTRRALNPSQQRQAARGLYRQLAQNPLFRRARHIALYIPNDGEIDPRLLLRAAQRRGKKTYLPVLSAWPRTKMVFQRVIHGETFRPNRFRIPEPRSNVARQRLVWTLDLILLPLVGFDDVGGRLGMGGGFYDRSLAYQARRKAWQKPVLLGLAHECQKIDQLAQASWDVPLQGTVTDKRWYQGVNKDRG, from the coding sequence ATGACCAGTCCCGCGCCACTTTCGCGGCAACAACTGCGTACTCAGTTGCGCAAAACTCGTCGCGCCTTAAACCCCAGCCAACAACGCCAAGCCGCTCGCGGTCTGTATCGCCAGCTCGCACAAAACCCACTGTTCCGCCGCGCCAGACACATAGCGCTATATATCCCCAACGACGGTGAAATCGACCCGCGCTTATTGCTGCGTGCAGCTCAACGACGCGGCAAGAAAACCTACCTGCCGGTGCTCAGCGCCTGGCCACGCACCAAGATGGTTTTTCAGCGCGTCATTCACGGGGAAACGTTTAGACCTAACCGCTTTCGCATCCCCGAGCCGCGATCAAATGTCGCCCGGCAGCGACTCGTTTGGACACTGGATCTGATTCTTCTACCGTTGGTGGGTTTTGACGATGTGGGGGGGCGACTGGGCATGGGCGGTGGTTTTTATGACCGTAGCCTAGCGTATCAGGCCCGAAGAAAAGCCTGGCAGAAGCCGGTTTTGCTTGGGCTGGCCCATGAATGTCAGAAGATCGATCAATTGGCGCAGGCGAGCTGGGACGTGCCGTTACAAGGCACTGTGACCGATAAGCGCTGGTATCAAGGAGTCAATAAGGATCGAGGCTAG
- a CDS encoding YecA family protein, whose product MPIQNSPYKAFAALLNAGGYPVSPAELHGLLLGRSCAGAGFDIDSWMVDASEMLGAAPQDAIRQALVGLQEMVKGELTSDDMTVVLLLPTDDAPLAERAIALGQWCQGFLAGFGLTARDTAISAEAMEVLQDLSAIAQVQDALEESEDGEGDYMEVMEYLRVAPLLLFTECNKPATLEPKPSLH is encoded by the coding sequence ATGCCTATTCAGAATTCTCCGTATAAAGCTTTTGCCGCCCTGCTCAATGCCGGTGGCTATCCTGTGTCTCCTGCCGAGCTGCATGGCCTTTTGTTGGGCCGCAGTTGTGCTGGCGCTGGTTTCGACATCGATAGCTGGATGGTCGATGCCAGCGAAATGCTCGGCGCAGCACCGCAAGACGCTATTCGCCAGGCGCTGGTTGGTCTGCAAGAGATGGTCAAAGGTGAATTGACCAGTGACGACATGACTGTCGTGCTGTTGTTGCCTACTGACGACGCCCCGTTGGCTGAGCGCGCCATTGCGCTTGGCCAGTGGTGCCAAGGCTTTCTTGCCGGTTTTGGTCTGACTGCCCGTGATACTGCAATCAGTGCTGAAGCTATGGAAGTTCTTCAAGATCTATCGGCTATCGCTCAAGTCCAGGACGCGCTGGAAGAGTCCGAAGATGGCGAAGGCGATTACATGGAAGTGATGGAATACCTGCGCGTCGCTCCGCTGCTGCTATTCACTGAATGCAACAAGCCTGCGACACTCGAACCGAAACCGTCGTTGCATTGA
- a CDS encoding cell division protein ZapA gives MSSSNSVTVQILDKEYSIICPQEERTNLVSAAKYLDGKMREIRSSGKVIGADRIAVMAALNITHDLLHKQDLPDVQASGSTREQVRNLLERVDLVLATDPEPTQK, from the coding sequence ATGAGCTCAAGTAACAGCGTAACTGTTCAGATTCTCGATAAAGAATATTCGATCATCTGCCCTCAGGAAGAGCGCACCAATTTGGTCAGTGCTGCGAAATACCTGGATGGCAAGATGCGTGAAATCCGTAGCAGCGGCAAAGTCATTGGGGCCGATCGCATTGCCGTGATGGCTGCGCTCAACATCACCCACGACTTGCTCCATAAGCAGGATTTGCCCGACGTTCAGGCCAGTGGGTCGACCCGCGAGCAAGTGCGCAATTTGCTGGAAAGGGTTGATCTAGTGCTGGCCACTGATCCGGAACCCACCCAAAAGTGA
- a CDS encoding flagellar basal body-associated protein FliL, whose translation MKAWIIMLLALSLPVVASAEESKESDASKVAYVSLSPALVGNYGLDGGPKLHVYKADIALRVTGADAEKAVRHNEPLIRNQLVALFSQQTVDTMNNVDAKEKLRQEALKQTQQIMSDEEGKPVVEDLLFNNLIIQ comes from the coding sequence GTGAAAGCGTGGATCATCATGTTGTTGGCTTTGTCGCTGCCCGTCGTGGCATCGGCTGAAGAGTCTAAAGAAAGCGATGCCAGCAAGGTGGCTTATGTTTCCCTCAGTCCTGCCCTAGTGGGCAACTACGGCCTTGATGGCGGGCCGAAGCTGCACGTCTACAAAGCTGATATTGCGCTGCGGGTTACAGGTGCCGACGCTGAAAAGGCGGTCAGACACAATGAGCCGCTGATTCGCAATCAGTTGGTGGCGCTGTTTTCGCAACAAACCGTCGACACCATGAATAACGTCGATGCGAAGGAAAAATTGCGTCAGGAAGCGCTCAAGCAAACCCAGCAAATCATGAGCGATGAGGAGGGTAAGCCGGTTGTTGAAGATTTGCTCTTCAACAACCTAATCATTCAATGA
- the pepP gene encoding Xaa-Pro aminopeptidase — protein sequence MIHIPKSEYARRRKALMAQMVPNSIAILPAAAVAIRNRDVEHVYRQDSDFQYLSGFPEPEAVIVLIPGREYGEYVLFCRERNPQRELWDGLRAGQEGALSDFGADDAFPISDIDDILPGLIEGRDRVYSAMGSNPEFDRHVMDWINVIRSKANMGAQPPNEFVALDHLLHDMRLYKSAAEIKVMRSAAEISSRAHVRAMQASRAGLHEFSLEAELDYEFRKGGAKMSAYGSIVASGRNACILHYQENDAVLKDGDLVLIDAGCEIDCYASDITRTFPVSGTFSPEQKAIYELVLKSQEAAFAAIGPDKHWNQAHEATVLVITTGLLELGLLQGNVEELIVSEAYKAFYMHRAGHWLGMDVHDVGDYKVGGEWRVLEVGMTLTVEPGIYIAPDNQNVAKKWRGIGVRIEDDVVVTKQGCEVLSHGVPKTVAAIEALMAAARAEAA from the coding sequence ATGATCCATATCCCGAAGTCGGAATACGCCCGTCGTCGCAAAGCCCTGATGGCGCAAATGGTCCCCAACAGCATCGCGATTTTACCGGCTGCTGCGGTGGCTATTCGCAACCGCGATGTTGAGCATGTCTATCGTCAGGACAGCGACTTCCAGTACCTCAGCGGTTTTCCAGAGCCCGAAGCAGTCATCGTTCTGATACCCGGCCGTGAGTACGGCGAGTACGTGTTGTTCTGTCGTGAACGAAATCCCCAGCGTGAGCTGTGGGATGGTCTGCGTGCAGGGCAAGAGGGGGCGTTGAGTGATTTCGGTGCCGACGATGCATTTCCGATCAGTGATATCGACGATATTCTTCCCGGCCTGATCGAAGGCCGTGATCGGGTGTACTCGGCCATGGGCAGCAACCCTGAGTTTGATCGCCATGTGATGGACTGGATCAACGTCATCCGTTCCAAAGCGAATATGGGCGCGCAGCCGCCGAACGAATTTGTTGCGCTAGATCATTTACTGCATGACATGCGCCTGTATAAATCTGCGGCAGAAATCAAAGTTATGCGTAGCGCCGCCGAAATCTCTTCGCGTGCCCACGTTCGAGCAATGCAGGCCAGTCGTGCCGGGCTACATGAATTCAGCCTCGAAGCTGAGCTGGATTATGAATTTCGCAAAGGCGGGGCGAAGATGTCGGCCTACGGTTCCATCGTCGCTTCGGGTCGCAACGCCTGCATCCTGCACTATCAGGAGAACGACGCGGTGCTTAAGGATGGCGACTTGGTACTGATTGATGCAGGGTGTGAGATCGATTGCTACGCCAGCGACATCACCCGTACGTTTCCGGTCAGCGGTACGTTTTCGCCCGAGCAAAAAGCGATCTACGAATTGGTGCTTAAATCCCAGGAAGCGGCGTTTGCAGCGATTGGGCCCGACAAGCATTGGAATCAGGCTCACGAAGCCACGGTTTTAGTGATTACCACCGGATTGTTGGAGTTGGGCTTGTTGCAGGGCAACGTTGAGGAATTGATCGTCAGCGAAGCCTATAAAGCGTTTTACATGCACCGTGCCGGTCATTGGCTGGGCATGGACGTACATGATGTTGGCGATTACAAAGTCGGCGGCGAATGGCGTGTTTTAGAAGTCGGCATGACGCTGACTGTTGAGCCGGGGATTTATATTGCCCCGGACAATCAAAACGTCGCGAAGAAATGGCGAGGAATCGGTGTGCGGATCGAGGATGACGTAGTGGTGACCAAGCAAGGATGTGAAGTGCTCTCCCATGGCGTGCCCAAGACGGTCGCGGCTATCGAGGCCTTGATGGCTGCTGCGAGAGCCGAGGCAGCATGA
- a CDS encoding TIGR02449 family protein, protein MEDTDLQALMARLELLIKRVEQLKSQNGLLVAQEKSWREERAHLIEKNEIARHKVESMISRLKALEQDS, encoded by the coding sequence ATGGAAGATACCGATCTACAAGCGTTGATGGCTCGACTGGAGTTGCTAATCAAGCGTGTCGAGCAACTAAAAAGCCAAAATGGACTCTTAGTAGCTCAGGAAAAATCCTGGCGCGAGGAACGCGCTCATCTCATTGAAAAAAATGAAATCGCCCGTCATAAGGTGGAATCCATGATTTCGCGCCTCAAGGCCCTGGAGCAAGACTCATGA
- a CDS encoding NADPH:quinone oxidoreductase family protein, with protein MKALLCKAFGPAETLVLEEVASPEAKKNEIVLDVHAAGVNFPDTLIIEGKYQFKPPFPFSPGSEASGVVSAVGEKVSHLKIGDRVMALTGWGSFAEQISVAGYNVLPIPDAMDYITAAGFSMTYGTSMHALKQRANLQPGETLLVLGASGGVGLAAVEIGKAMGAKVIAAASSAEKLAVAKAAGADELINYSDTNLKDEIKRLTNGLGVDVIYDPVGGDLFDQAVRSIAWNGRLLVVGFASGRIPELPVNLALLKGASVVGVFWGSFAQRQPLDNAANFQQLFAWYAEGKLKPLISQVYPLEKAGEAIDSLAQRKAVGKVVVGVR; from the coding sequence ATGAAAGCCCTGCTGTGCAAAGCCTTCGGCCCCGCCGAAACATTGGTGCTGGAAGAAGTCGCCAGTCCAGAAGCAAAGAAAAACGAAATTGTCTTGGATGTGCACGCAGCGGGGGTCAATTTTCCGGACACGCTAATTATTGAAGGTAAATATCAGTTCAAACCCCCCTTCCCTTTCTCTCCGGGCAGTGAAGCATCGGGCGTGGTTTCGGCCGTCGGTGAAAAAGTCAGCCACTTGAAAATCGGCGATCGGGTCATGGCGTTGACCGGCTGGGGCAGCTTTGCTGAACAAATATCAGTAGCTGGCTACAACGTTTTGCCTATCCCGGATGCGATGGATTACATCACTGCTGCTGGTTTTAGCATGACCTACGGCACCTCCATGCACGCCCTCAAGCAGCGCGCCAACCTGCAACCCGGCGAAACCCTGCTAGTACTTGGCGCCTCAGGCGGCGTAGGCCTCGCCGCCGTCGAAATCGGCAAAGCCATGGGCGCCAAAGTCATCGCCGCCGCCAGCAGCGCGGAGAAACTTGCCGTAGCCAAAGCAGCCGGCGCCGATGAGTTGATCAACTACAGCGACACTAATCTCAAAGACGAGATCAAACGCCTCACCAATGGGCTGGGCGTTGACGTTATTTACGACCCGGTGGGCGGGGATCTGTTTGACCAAGCGGTGCGGTCAATTGCTTGGAATGGCCGGTTGTTGGTGGTGGGGTTCGCCAGCGGGCGTATTCCTGAACTGCCGGTAAACTTGGCGCTGTTGAAAGGTGCTTCGGTGGTTGGGGTGTTCTGGGGATCTTTTGCGCAAAGACAGCCGTTGGATAACGCGGCTAATTTTCAGCAGTTGTTTGCGTGGTATGCGGAGGGGAAGTTGAAGCCGTTAATATCGCAGGTTTATCCGCTGGAAAAGGCCGGAGAAGCGATTGACTCGTTGGCGCAGA
- the ubiH gene encoding 2-octaprenyl-6-methoxyphenyl hydroxylase: MSRVNIAIVGGGLVGASLALALQAGAKARGWKIVLIEPFAPGDSYQPSYDARSSALSFGARKIYERLGLWQHISRRAEPILQIQVSDRGRFGAARLSAMEEGVPALGYVVENAWLGQCLWQGLDSDVISWRCPAEVKRMQPLGDGYRLTLDDETEVECDLAILADGGRSGLREQLGIGVTERPYNQSALIANITPSEAHCGQAFERFTDDGPMALLPLPENRCALVWTRGGTDAERLIALDERSFLSELQNAFGYRLGALRQVGARHVYPLKLVEAQEQVRPHLAVLGNAAHSLHPIAGQGFNLSLRDANALAEALLASECLPGDFATLQAYRECQRLDQLLTVGFSDQVTRLFGSVQPLVGTGRNLGLLGLDLLPPAKRWFARQAMGLGTRPDA; encoded by the coding sequence ATGAGCCGGGTCAATATTGCAATCGTCGGCGGCGGTCTAGTCGGGGCAAGCCTGGCTTTGGCCCTTCAAGCAGGAGCAAAGGCGCGGGGCTGGAAGATCGTTCTGATTGAACCCTTCGCCCCCGGTGATTCTTATCAACCGAGCTATGATGCACGTTCGTCCGCATTGTCCTTTGGTGCGCGAAAAATTTACGAGCGCTTAGGCCTTTGGCAGCACATCAGCCGTCGTGCTGAGCCGATCCTGCAAATTCAGGTTTCTGACCGCGGGCGCTTTGGCGCAGCTCGATTGTCGGCAATGGAAGAGGGCGTGCCGGCATTGGGTTACGTGGTGGAAAACGCCTGGTTGGGTCAATGCCTGTGGCAGGGCCTGGACAGCGACGTGATCAGTTGGCGCTGTCCGGCCGAGGTCAAGCGCATGCAACCCTTGGGCGATGGCTATCGACTTACCCTCGATGACGAAACCGAAGTGGAATGCGACCTGGCGATACTCGCCGATGGCGGCCGTTCGGGGCTGCGCGAGCAATTGGGGATCGGCGTCACTGAGCGGCCCTACAACCAGAGCGCGCTGATCGCCAACATCACGCCGAGTGAAGCCCATTGCGGGCAAGCATTCGAGCGCTTCACCGATGACGGCCCGATGGCGTTATTGCCGCTGCCCGAGAATCGTTGCGCTCTGGTCTGGACCCGTGGAGGTACGGACGCCGAGCGTCTGATCGCGCTGGATGAGCGCAGTTTTCTCAGCGAACTACAGAATGCGTTTGGCTATCGTTTGGGCGCATTGCGACAGGTGGGTGCGCGGCATGTGTATCCGCTGAAACTCGTCGAGGCGCAAGAGCAAGTCCGTCCGCATTTGGCAGTGTTGGGCAACGCCGCTCATAGCCTGCATCCGATTGCTGGGCAAGGCTTCAACTTGTCGTTGCGCGACGCTAACGCATTGGCCGAAGCGCTGCTGGCGAGTGAATGCCTGCCAGGCGATTTTGCCACCTTGCAGGCGTATCGCGAGTGCCAGCGTTTGGATCAGCTATTGACCGTAGGCTTCTCCGATCAAGTTACACGACTGTTCGGCAGCGTTCAGCCATTAGTCGGTACGGGGAGGAATCTGGGTTTGCTTGGGTTGGACCTGTTGCCCCCCGCAAAACGTTGGTTTGCCCGTCAAGCCATGGGGCTGGGAACTCGCCCCGATGCTTGA
- a CDS encoding EVE domain-containing protein — protein MAYWLMKSEPEELSIKDLQRLGETRWDGVRNYQARNFMRVMAPDDTFFFYHSSCAQPGIVGIGRIVDAAYPDPTALDPGGAYFDPKSSEKKNRWSAVNVSFVEAFPHVLKISYLKQQSALEQLPLVQKGTRLSVMPVSADQWQAILALL, from the coding sequence ATGGCCTATTGGCTGATGAAATCCGAGCCGGAAGAACTCTCGATCAAAGACCTTCAACGCCTAGGCGAAACTCGCTGGGACGGCGTACGCAATTATCAGGCGCGAAACTTCATGCGAGTTATGGCGCCTGATGACACCTTTTTCTTTTATCACTCCAGCTGCGCGCAACCCGGGATTGTCGGCATCGGACGTATTGTTGATGCAGCTTATCCGGACCCCACCGCACTTGATCCGGGTGGCGCTTATTTCGACCCGAAATCCAGCGAGAAAAAAAATCGCTGGAGCGCCGTCAACGTCAGCTTCGTCGAAGCTTTTCCACACGTGCTAAAAATCAGTTACCTGAAGCAGCAAAGCGCACTGGAACAATTGCCTCTCGTGCAAAAAGGTACCCGGCTTTCAGTCATGCCAGTATCCGCCGACCAATGGCAAGCGATACTGGCGCTGCTTTAA